The Stenotrophomonas rhizophila genome has a window encoding:
- a CDS encoding peroxiredoxin codes for MSAAPRVSLPIGAPAPAFQLPATPDQRVSLDELRGHPVILAFYPADWSPVCGDQLALYNQLLPEFHRSGAQLVGISVDGVWCHAAFAEQRHLHFPLLADFEPKGEVARRYGVYREQDGVCERALFVIDAEGIVRWSYISPLGINPGADGILEALAQLPSTAGAAS; via the coding sequence ATGTCCGCTGCACCCCGCGTTTCGTTGCCCATTGGCGCGCCCGCGCCCGCGTTTCAGTTGCCCGCCACCCCGGACCAGCGCGTCAGCCTGGACGAGCTGCGCGGCCACCCGGTGATCCTGGCGTTCTACCCCGCCGACTGGAGCCCGGTCTGCGGCGACCAGCTGGCGCTGTACAACCAGCTGCTGCCCGAGTTCCACCGCAGCGGCGCGCAGCTGGTGGGCATCTCCGTGGATGGGGTGTGGTGCCACGCCGCGTTCGCCGAACAACGCCACCTGCACTTTCCCTTGCTGGCCGATTTCGAGCCAAAAGGCGAGGTAGCCCGCCGCTACGGCGTGTACCGCGAACAGGACGGCGTCTGCGAGCGCGCGCTGTTCGTGATCGATGCCGAGGGCATCGTGCGCTGGAGCTACATCTCTCCCCTGGGCATCAATCCCGGCGCCGACGGCATCCTGGAAGCGCTGGCGCAACTTCCCTCCACTGCAGGAGCAGCGTCATGA
- a CDS encoding sensor histidine kinase: MPSSTPTRPRAAAASTLRGRTVFRAAAALLTLGIFLVDVLTTLEGAVAVLYVVAVLLVARTGRRADIVITAVAGIGLTLIAYLDSHGVNHVGAQTFRALVSLAAIVITALLALQYQGAMQRLRGQATLLDLSHDMIFVRDRSGVITFWNRTAAQVYGWSAEESIGRVADVLLSTRYPQAREAVEATLLQLGSWEGTLEQRTRDGAWRVLESRWVIQRDGLGRASGVMETHTDVTERRQAEDAALRAQAELAHATRVATLGELTASLAHEVNQPLMAVVTNGEAGLRWLHRDPPDLHEVEAAITRTVREARRASEIVKRVRAFLAKRSTPREPLDASLLIEDAVRLVQHELNREAVQLHVAVTADLPAVHGDAVQLQQVLVNLLINASQAMAGQANARQLVVEAQPGAPGEVAISIADSGPGIDSAHLDTLFQPFFTTKPDGMGMGLAICRSTAEAHGGRLSVESVPGHGATFRLVLATHPPGVRA; this comes from the coding sequence GTGCCCAGCTCGACTCCCACGCGCCCGCGCGCCGCCGCGGCGTCCACGTTGCGCGGCCGCACCGTGTTCCGCGCCGCTGCCGCGCTGCTCACGCTGGGGATCTTCCTGGTCGATGTGCTCACCACGCTGGAAGGTGCAGTAGCGGTGCTGTACGTGGTGGCGGTGCTGCTGGTGGCGCGCACCGGGCGCCGCGCCGACATCGTCATCACTGCCGTGGCCGGCATCGGGTTGACCCTCATCGCCTACCTGGATTCGCACGGGGTGAACCATGTGGGCGCGCAGACCTTCCGCGCACTGGTCAGCCTCGCGGCGATCGTCATCACCGCGCTGCTGGCGCTGCAGTACCAGGGCGCGATGCAGCGCCTGCGCGGGCAGGCAACGCTGCTGGATCTGTCGCACGACATGATCTTCGTGCGTGACCGCAGCGGGGTGATCACGTTCTGGAACCGCACGGCCGCGCAGGTGTACGGTTGGTCGGCCGAGGAATCCATCGGCCGCGTGGCCGATGTCCTGCTGTCCACCCGCTACCCGCAGGCACGCGAGGCAGTGGAAGCCACCCTGCTGCAACTGGGCAGCTGGGAAGGCACGCTGGAGCAGCGCACCCGCGACGGCGCCTGGCGCGTGCTGGAAAGCCGCTGGGTGATCCAGCGCGATGGCCTGGGGCGCGCAAGCGGCGTGATGGAAACCCACACCGACGTCACCGAGCGCCGCCAGGCCGAGGATGCCGCGCTGCGCGCGCAGGCCGAACTGGCGCACGCCACGCGCGTGGCCACGCTCGGTGAGCTGACGGCTTCACTGGCGCACGAGGTCAACCAGCCGCTGATGGCGGTGGTGACCAACGGCGAGGCCGGGCTGCGCTGGCTGCACCGCGACCCGCCGGACCTGCACGAAGTGGAGGCCGCCATCACCCGCACGGTGAGGGAAGCGCGCCGTGCCAGTGAGATCGTCAAACGCGTCCGCGCGTTCCTGGCCAAACGCAGCACGCCGCGCGAGCCGCTCGATGCCTCCCTGCTGATCGAAGACGCGGTGCGGCTGGTGCAGCACGAACTCAACCGTGAGGCAGTGCAGCTGCACGTGGCAGTGACCGCCGACCTTCCCGCCGTGCACGGTGATGCGGTGCAGCTTCAGCAGGTGCTGGTGAACCTGCTGATCAACGCCAGCCAGGCCATGGCCGGGCAGGCCAACGCGCGGCAGCTGGTGGTGGAGGCGCAGCCCGGCGCACCCGGTGAAGTGGCCATCAGCATTGCCGACAGCGGCCCGGGCATCGACAGCGCGCACCTGGACACCCTGTTCCAACCCTTCTTCACCACCAAGCCGGACGGCATGGGCATGGGCCTGGCGATCTGCCGGTCCACCGCCGAAGCCCATGGCGGGCGGCTGTCGGTGGAGAGCGTACCCGGCCATGGCGCCACCTTCCGGCTGGTGCTGGCCACCCATCCCCCAGGAGTACGCGCCTGA
- a CDS encoding Dps family protein, with protein MHDVVAPSRQTAPLRTPSDLSLQAGKDIAGALTVLLADVFALYLKTKNFHWHLSGPHFRDYHLMLDEQGEQIFATTDAIAERARKVGGTTLRSIGQIHRIQRLLDNDADYVTPEDMLAELADDNRQLTRFLRATHGVCTTHNDVATTSLIENWIDEAERRSWFLFESTRPIR; from the coding sequence ATGCACGATGTTGTCGCCCCATCCCGCCAGACCGCCCCGCTGCGCACGCCGTCCGACCTCAGCCTGCAGGCCGGCAAGGACATCGCCGGTGCCCTGACCGTACTGCTGGCCGATGTGTTCGCGCTGTACCTGAAGACCAAGAACTTCCACTGGCACCTGTCCGGCCCGCACTTCCGCGACTACCACCTGATGCTGGATGAGCAGGGCGAGCAGATCTTCGCCACCACCGATGCCATTGCCGAACGGGCGCGCAAGGTCGGCGGCACCACGCTGCGCTCGATCGGGCAGATCCACCGCATCCAGCGCCTGCTCGACAACGACGCGGACTACGTGACCCCCGAGGACATGCTGGCCGAGCTGGCCGACGACAACCGCCAGCTCACCCGCTTCCTGCGGGCCACCCATGGGGTGTGCACCACCCACAACGACGTGGCCACCACCAGCCTGATCGAGAACTGGATCGACGAGGCCGAGCGCCGCAGCTGGTTCCTTTTCGAAAGCACCCGCCCCATCCGCTGA
- a CDS encoding DsbA family protein, whose translation MKGLSIPVSAQDHSQGPADAPITLVEYGDYQCPYCGEAYPMLKAVQQALGDRMRFVFRNFPISEIHPNALPAARFAEAAADAGLFWEAHDLLYQRQDALSARDLQAYAKQLGVDPALLQAADNGAFDDRIERDFMGGVRSGVNGTPCLFINGVRYDGARDVDSLVDVLTERA comes from the coding sequence ATGAAAGGTCTGTCGATTCCCGTCAGCGCGCAGGACCACAGCCAGGGTCCGGCCGATGCGCCCATCACCCTGGTCGAGTACGGCGACTACCAATGCCCGTACTGCGGCGAGGCGTATCCCATGCTCAAAGCGGTGCAGCAGGCATTGGGCGACCGGATGCGCTTTGTGTTCCGCAACTTCCCCATTTCCGAAATCCACCCGAACGCGCTGCCGGCTGCGCGTTTTGCCGAAGCGGCCGCTGACGCGGGGTTGTTCTGGGAAGCGCATGACCTGCTCTACCAGCGCCAGGATGCATTGAGCGCGCGCGACCTGCAGGCCTACGCCAAGCAGCTTGGAGTGGACCCCGCGTTGCTGCAGGCCGCCGACAACGGCGCGTTCGATGACCGCATCGAACGCGACTTCATGGGCGGCGTGCGCAGCGGCGTCAACGGCACCCCGTGCCTTTTCATCAATGGGGTGCGCTACGACGGCGCCCGCGATGTGGACAGCCTGGTTGACGTATTGACCGAACGCGCGTGA